One genomic segment of Acanthochromis polyacanthus isolate Apoly-LR-REF ecotype Palm Island chromosome 9, KAUST_Apoly_ChrSc, whole genome shotgun sequence includes these proteins:
- the tmie gene encoding transmembrane inner ear expressed protein yields MVGDQPVCPPQLLLRGWGTVLLSQCMSSVFSQIPDPELLPTDPPKKPDPVNSETVVFWGLRLWQVIGIFAVFALAVVITLCCIFKCRIPRTKKEIEARHAQRQAAKKYANTLETVPPLNELTEIPGSAKAEEKEEVTTVSGKVDADKGEKKTKEGKKEGKSAKEGKGDEKDASAKKKGEKGEKGAPKKEAGEGKGKKSGEKGDKGEKGEKGGKGGAKGGGKKAQK; encoded by the exons atgGTTGGGGATCAGCCTGTTTGCCCACCTCAGCTCCTGCTACGGGGCTGGGGAACAGTGCTGCTGTCTCAGTGCATGTCCTCCGTGTTCTCCCAGATCCCGGATCCTGAG CTTTTACCCACAGATCCCCCAAAGAAGCCAGACCCTGTCAATTCCGAGACTGTTGTTTTCTGGGGGCTGCGGCTATGGCAGGTCATTGGCATCTTTGCAGTGTTTGCTTTGGCAGTTG TTATCACTCTCTGTTGTATATTCAAATGCCGAATTCCGAGAACCAAAAAGGAAATAGAGGCACGGCACGCGCAGAGACAGGCTGCCAAGAAATACGCCAACACATTAGAGACAGTGCCACCTCTGAATGAGCTGACTGAGATCCCAGGAT ctgcaaaagCTGAAGAAAAGGAGGAGGTAACAACAGTCTCTGGGAAAGTGGATGCTGATAAAGGAGAGAAGAAGACCAAGGAGGGCAAGAAAGAGGGCAAGAGTGCCAAAGAGGGAAAGGGAGATGAAAAGGATGCATCGGCAAAGAAGAAGGGTGAAAAAGGTGAAAAGGGAGCACCTAAGAAAGAAGCCGGTGAAGGAAAAGGGAAGAAATCTGGAGAGAAGGGAGACAAAGGGGAGAAAGGAGAGAAAGGAGGCAAAGGAGGCGCTAAAGGGGGGGGCAAGAAAGCTCAGAAGTGA